Genomic segment of Salvia hispanica cultivar TCC Black 2014 chromosome 2, UniMelb_Shisp_WGS_1.0, whole genome shotgun sequence:
CTACCGTTTTAAGCTCTTATACAatgttcaattaaaattaagtcaCGATTCAATTGGAACCTTCTTTTATTgtttggaaattaaaattttccaattgAATTGGTTGTTTTGAGTTAACATATTCTTTTGCGAATTTATTTTCAGTTGAATGATGAAAAATCCAATAcatattccataatttataaagttaattatgtgactaaaaaataaaatattattgtgtgtataatactccatccgtccttaaaatataatactactgtcattttgtcattttagttcgtACTACAAAATTATTTCACTTTCTATTTATGGAATGTTTTTCACattctatcatttttaaaatgtttttcattttatacactatttcaattatttttctatttttctctcatattttaccaatttcgtattaaaatttgtgcctctaattttggaaaacgaagagagtatatgGCTACTTATTTGAAGCctaaatgaaaagaaatgagGTGCTCAAAAACAATTTCCTTCTTTCGATTtgctatttcattttttaactttgGTGACGCATTCCTTATTCTAAAAGAAGGGTTATAAATTTAACTATAGACAACCAATTGACAAATAAAAGAGCGTTGTTCATAGGTTTCAATCAGTTGGAACTAGTCATGGGGCAAGGAGCATTAAGTTTTGATAGACTAGTAAAGAAGAATAGTCTTGGTCAATTAGTTCCTTTTCGTAGACAAATAAGACCTCTTGTTTGAaatatttgatgaaaaatattatagttgGAAAATAGAAGCAAATATATACAGTTTCTAAGTTGATGAAAAGAGTATTTGATTGTGAGAGTCAAATATATGCCAAGCATGAAGGAGAGATGTTATGACTGACAATTTTTGATATGAtgtgaaaatttgatataaacacacacaaaattaatgagtttgagtcaaattttattaggtTCATGTTTTATCGGATTGATCCATTAGAAACTTGATAATTTCAAGCTGAATTCAAGTTGAATTGAGTTGAATTCAGACCTTATTGGGTTAAGATTGTTATTGATCCACTTTATTGCAGTTGGTTTTGTTTTAGTTACTTATTTTCATCGGTTTTGGTGTCtcttgtttcatatttatatgtcAAATGTATGTTAGAAATTAAAGAGTTAATATTTCgtgtaaaaattttatttagctAATTTAGTTTTGGTTTTGGATTCGTTACTTTTGACTCAATCATGTGGCTGACTTAATAATGATGTGAAGTCTGAATGTATAATACTCACTCCATTTCATTAAAGATgtttcacttttctttttagtttatcccactaaaaatatcacatttttattttttgaaaaaattctctctgacaataatataaatattatattttctctttccacttaacacacagaACAAatcctcctaaaatctcgtgtcgtcccataaatgtgacatcttttgtgagacggACGGAGTATTATTGTTGTATCACTTGTCAAGAAGGGCAACTTGACTTTTTAATTAGCTTGTGAATGAATAATACTAAGAGCATcctcatccgtgctcttaCCACGGAGGTGGGCCCGGATCCACTTTTACCCCCTGTCATTAgataagagcacaacacccacatccgtgctctttcgcaaggacaagctcaagtgttccaccattctattattcaatttaaatacttaaattactaaaaacatttctacaatataaaaatacattaaaaaataaaaattacataactaaaatcctaaaaaataaaaattacataaataaaatcctaaaaaataaaattacataattaaaatcttagaaaataaaaaaaatacataattaaaatcctacaaaataaaaattacataattaaagactaaaaaatacccccgtggaagactagtcctctatccCCAATATTTATCGGAGACGTCGTATCATTGCcacatgtgttgcaagttggcCGGGAGTCATGCTAGACCTATCGGCCGCATTGAGTTGACCCAAGAGGGTCCACAACGAGTTGGTCGGGGAGTTGAGgtggcacaaagggagcggggacggatggagtcGGGGGCGCGACGGTGGTTGGCCATCGCCTTCTTCTTTCCTTGCGGCCGGCTGGGAACTGCTCGGGCCAACGTCGGGGCTACACAAGTAAGTTCCGAcaagctgggtagccacatcatcggaggcgccgtcggatagggctaccgacctcgaccgtttgctggaggagctggaggaggatgctactaCGCCACCCCTATACTTCTCATGATGGCGCGCCTCCTGCCATAAGtgaggtacttgaacggtttCAAGTTCAAGGAttggtaggtcgccaaggcggcactaatgatgtcgagctcgctcttgccgctccccgccgaccGCTATTCCTGGAGGTGATACCCCTAGAACTTACCGATTGCGTCGTTGGCTCTGTAGATGCAATTGTgcaccatactatcattgcgatagatggttccaCCAAAACGTTTCCCGCTTAGGTTCGTGCCAACGTCTGGATTTTCGGAGACTGCCAAGAAGGCTTTGAACATCTGCATCATCTCATCCGAAGTGTACATGGTGCGAGTACCATGAGTAGGAGTAGAAGTAGGAGTAAGAGCAGAGCTGCcgctccctcccgatccgggttcgggtgcccaccaGTATCGTCCATCGGGGGCATCTTGGTCATCCACCGGGTAAGGCCGGTAGCCACCCGGAACTTgagaaccttgggtttgaggaggggtcgaaaattGCGTTTCCCGACTAGGGAATGACTAGAAGCCaaaccaatcgtggttccaaccgtggagccggaggggtgatcaccggagccggacattgtgtagtgtggtgagaatttagatgagagaatagaagaaaaaagatgagagaatagatgagaattgatgagaaaatagatgagagaatttagatgataaaatagatgagaattgtgtagtgtggtgggattttttttgtgttgaagtgggggtatttgtagatgaaaatgtgaatttgggattaaaaaattgaaaaataaattaaaatgtgtaGATAgcggatataatttattgggaagtgggaaaatattttttttatttaaaaacatttttttaaattattttttattttatttttttaaataaaagaaaaaattgaatttgccaacggctatTCCGTTGGCCAATCAAGAGATGCCACGTaaggctgctcagcggcacggacgtgctcttatttaagggCAGCGCCATGCCGGTGGCACGGACGGACTGCTCGCAGCGGCggtccgtgccgctggcacagACAGACAAGAgcccgctgcggatgctctaagagcatccacattcGTGTTCTTTGGCAAGAGCACGGACGTGGGCccagacccacttttactccctGTTCTTAGGCAAtggcacaacacccacatccatgctcttccgcaaggacaagctcaagggtcccaccattctattattcaaattaaatacttcaattatgaaaaacatttctacaatataaaaatattaaaattacataattaaattctaaaaaataaaaattacataattaaaatcctaaaaaataaaacataattaaaatcctggaatataacaaaatacataattaacattctacaaattaaaaatacataattaaagactaaaaaataaccccgtggaagactagtcctctatTCCCAATGTTCTTCGGAGACCTCTATCATTGCcacatgtgttgcaagttggtCGGAGTCATGTTAGACCTATCGGCCGCATTGAGTTGACCCAAGAGGGTCCACAACGAGTTGGTCGAGGGTTGAGGTGAcacaaagggagcgggagCGCGACGGTAGTTGGCcgtcgccttcttccttccttgcggCCTGCGGGAACTGCTCGGACCAGATtcggggctacccaagttagttccgGCAAGCTAGGTAGCCACCTCATCCGAGACGCCGTCGGATAGGGCTACCGACCTCAACCGTTTgctggaggagctggaggaggataCTACGTCTCCCTTGTACTTCGGATGATGGCGCGACTCCTGCCAACAAttgaggtacttgaacggtttCATATTCAAGGATTGATAGGTCTCCAAGGCGGCactgatgatgtcgagctcgctctTGCCGCTCCCCGCCATTCGCTCTTCCTGGAGATTATACCCCTGGAACTTTTGGATTTCGTCGTTGGCTCTGTATATGGCATTGCACACCATACTCTCATTGTGCATGATGGTTCCAACCGGCCGGTTTTCATTGTAACGACGAGAGACGCGCCACCAAAATCTAtccccggtttggttcgtgTCAAACTCAGGATCTTCGGAGATGATCAAATAGTCTTTGAATAACACATCCATCTCCGCTGGAGTGTACGAGGTTCGAATGCcacgaggaggaggaggagtagTTTCAGAGCCGCCCGATTtgggttcgggtgcccaccgGTATCGCCCATCGAGGGAATCTTGGTCGTGCACCGGATAAGACTGATTGCCACCCGGAACTTgagaaccttgggtttgaggaggggccgaAAATTGCGTTTCTGGACTAGGGAATGGCTCTGAGTCGAACCAATCATGGTTCCAACAGCGGGAGTCGAaggggtgatcgccggagccggagGTGTggaagtgggggtatttatagatgaaaaatgtgaattttggggaaaaaattgaaaaaaaaatatataagtgggaagaaaatagatataattttttgggaagtgggaatattttttttttcgctttttaaattaaaaacgattttttttaaaaaaagaaaagtttaaaATGCCAatggctatgccgttggccaatcccGTCGCGCCACGTCAGAGTGCTCGCTGGCACAGACGTGCTCGATGCATCGAGCAGCGTCGTGCCAGCGGCGAGCAGCGGttcaccgctgcggatgctctaagtacTATTTAAACAACGTGAgttcaaatttgtaaattgaatttatagCTAGTGCCAATTGCTAACTACTACCCTCGTCCCCCAAATATTGTACCACTTTCACTCCGCactagttttaagaaatgtaatggaaagtgagttgaaaaagttagtggattgtggatcccacatttatatattagttttataataaaatgtgagtaggaatgagttagtggaatatgaggtccactaccaaaaatggtaaaaagtgaaatgagacaaactttggaggatatatggaaatgaaaaaatgggacaaacttttagggatggaggtagtaattatcaattcaaaattaagacTAATTCTTAGTTACTAGATTAAGAGATccaatagttaaaataatgtcaagtgaattatattttaaatttatataattagtaaataaatttgaaggatattaatgtcaattttcttttattaaattcatctcaaaactttaaatttatgtaactttctcgatttgaattattttttacaaaaaatatatcaaattaaagataattttataaagattccaacgagatgtcaattgcatatgttccgatgatgttcgggtgatgaaatttgatcatttataTTTCAGTTTTCCAGTTTTCGTACATGTTTGATAagcagatttttatcaacaaatgcaaaaaaagaaTCTCAATATAGTGTAGGTATAAATATCAATgaactgtgttgatattttcttgtacttgtgttgaaatcctgatgtcatattgttgatatttctaatacactatgttgatataaaaaaaaaactcacaataattatcatatgataacataatgacgatattatccttttgttgatattttgtctaatatttattgaaatttgtaaactttaatctcatctactcattttaaaatctaaaggtgtatagatttagtcttagttttgaatattttaaaggTGTatagatttagtcttagttttgaattatgatattataagtattataAGAGGATCCAATATCcatattaatcaaatttagttAAACCAagtatatttacaaaataatcaagTTTGGCATAGTAGCTATGTACAAATTCAAGAGCATATTTGAAGGCCAACATTGATTGGCCCGTGCTAGTGAGCGGCCCATATTTGTTCATAGAATCACATGTTCCCAATTTTCAGGATTAGCAGCTTAGAAATCATGCAAGTCCCATTGAGACATATCATCCAACAATTAATCTACCTGTTTTCTATGGTTTCTTTCAAACATTTGTTTTACGAGAGAATTTATCTTGATGGCTAGGAGTGCGTTCCTACTCCCTACTTTCTAAGGATCTTTTCCGCATTAGCGTAGCAAACATTTGTAAAgtatttcaaaagttttatACTTCGCTCGATTCAAtctaagtgacacatttttttttggatatccatttgacatttaaaaaaaaaaaaaaacatcactCTATCTTTTCTAtctcttattcttttttttaaattgatttagctaagagcatctccaaggacAGAAGGTATATAGAAAATGTATATCGTGTATTTACCTtcttaaaaagtgaaatatactcttccaaaaaataacacattccaaaaagaaaaaaatatatagaatggtaaattattttctaaaaaataaataatagtacaaaatgcattaaaaaaacacaaagtttaataccttctcaaatactttCCTTTTGGAGGAtagtttttcatgaaaagaagacaaatatgatagttatataattttaatggagaggtaaagatacatCTTCAAAATGTAAAAACATATAATACCTTTTCAAATACCTCTTCCCTTGGAGAATGATATTTTACGAAAAAAGGttaatatggtagttatatcTTTACATCTTCATTTACCTCTCCCCTTAGAGATGCTCtgacaaaataacattatattaAATCTAATGCCGAATAAAAAATGTTCCATTTAGTGTGGGACAAAGTGAGTACATGATAATATATGTacaaaaagaaaggaaatgaaatttcattaaatagtactccctctgtctcatagtaaatgtcacactttcctttttagtttgtccgataaaatatgtcacatttccattttcggAAAAAACTtcctctcacattaatataaatatattattttctttctgtcCACCAAACGCATAAAACAACATCACCTAAAATTTCTTGCCAATTTCCAAGTGTGTCATCTATTATAGGAtagatggagtactatattcacaaatcaatttgaatatttttttattagaaaactTGATTACTTTCAATAGTTATGCCAAAATAACTATAAAGATGACTCTGTTATCCATAGAGCTTCGACTAGGGATATCAATCTAATCCAAAACTCATGGGCCTATTTGAATAATCCAATAAAACTAATGGGCTAGTGCTATAATTTCACCGCTCGAATACAAAAGCAGGCTATACAGGTTAGCCCATTCGGATTAGCAAGTTATGCGGTTGGCTCGGTAGGGTTGCAGGTTAGTCCGCGGTTTGAACTCCAagctaaaaaatatttattacatGCTGGAAGTGgagattataaatatttcgaCCTTAATCCACAGACTCGGTCGAGCAGGATTATTCCggtaaaagaaaatactataattttagatAGTTATAATtctttaaagttttgagatattttttataagttagttataactatttttttgttaataaaaagTAATACCCCTAATCgacattttttatactccctatgtcccttataatttgtcaccatttgatccGGTACGGGTTTAAAGAAATGTatatagaaagtgagttgaaaaagttagtggcatgtaagtcctactttttatatagttttgtaataaatatgagtgagaatgagttagggGAATGTAAgttccactacaaaaaatggtaaaagtgaaaggtgacaaatttttagggacggacgaaaatggaaataagtgacagactttcagggacggagggagtatattgtaCTGATACACGTGACTGAATGATCTTGTGCCTTGATTTAATGATCCAATGTCTATcatttagttatagttagcaaaTTTAAGggtgagttagcaatatagcGCACTAATGCACTAaaattacggtatataccttaatttacgctatatattgaatttcaatatgccgctttatatgaaaattcatattattattttaccgAAATCTTTCGGTAAGAAATCATAACATACCAAAAATCACgatatactaaaaatttggtattattagtatttttttcagtaCAATAAGGCcgatatattaatatttcgATAATTTTCCCGATCCTAAAATGTAGTGCCCTGTCGCCCAAAGTCTCCTCAGAAAATTCACATCCTATCATATCCTATGCTACACCACCTCCATGAGCTCATCCCATAATCAATTGATAAACTTATTTGTAAAgcttaataattaaatactaatccTAACGCTCTttccatataaataattttgctCTTGTAGCAATATCTGCTCCTCCGGAACCAACTGCGCTAAGCCCCTGCATGCAAATAATTTTGCTCTTATATTACGAAAGGGTGCTGGACCCGTTGGCATATGAACTATAGGAGGTACATATCCATACAATCAAAATGAGCAGATAtatgagacaaattatctCTCTCATAAATTAACGAATATACCAATGGATGGAAATGAAGATAATTTTTCCATGAATTCCGCTATTTTGCTACTCGCTTTGCACGTTGAACGGATTGCAGTGCAGGCCTGCtattatctttaaaatattgtaaattccTTAGATGTAATACTcagaaattttaataatgcaatactaaatttttaatttaaaattttaggaaTCGTAATTATATACTTTggcatttaattaatgtatatttgagttatttatttatattttcaaatattaaaaataaataaatactactccataaattagataaagtaaaatatcaAGTTGTGATTTGTTTGAGCCCTGATTTAGAATATGTTGTTGGTTTTGTGGTTTGACTATTAGAGGTGCATGATAACATGATTGAATTGTGGACTGAGTTACCCATGCTCTATAATGCttggaagaaaatgaaaatcatgcatgtattTGGTTATGTATTGAATggttttgtttaaaaaatgtagacacaaaaaaaaaaaagtaatatactccgtatgttcttttttttttggttatttgGTACGTTTTTGTACTAATAGCTAGTATAAAATGCTCTCGATTTAAGTAAGCACCAAATTTATCATTACATGGGCAAAATCTTAAACTTGACACATGGATCTCATTCAGGAATTAGCAATAAGGTTTAATAAGCACAATTTTGAATGATTCAACTGATGGAAGGGGAGGATACTAAAATATGGATTAGGCCATCatgttaattatatataattgtacaTATAATTATTAGGTTTGACCATTTCTAAATATTAGCAAGCCGCCTGGCCTCAAGcatctaattataattttggtaacaTTTCCCATGTAAGATTAAGAAGTCGGCTTTCTCAAGTATTGTTCAAGAGTAAAGACAAGTGTATAATCGAATTGaatattgcatatttgcaTGGGAATTCTATAAATTCAGAGCTTCTGTAATTAGCTTTCACAACTAAACACATCCCCTtctgaaatttgaagaaaaaattgatcttGTGTTTGATTGATCATGGCGATGAACATACTGTTGTTTAGCTCGATAGCCCTATCTTTGACCATTCTTGCACTCGCCTTCGAGCCAAGCCCGTTGCAGGATTTCTGCGTCGCAGATCCTACTAACTCAGGTGTGATCATCCTTCTATTTCATTGGCATAATGGCATGTGCATATAGAAATGATAACGTTAAATTTTAGCTTACAATTAAATGTAATACTCCTACGAGTAGTAATTAATGTTGACTTGTTTTGACTTTGAGTTTCAACTAAACACATCCCCTtctgaaatttgaagaaaaaattgatcttGTGTTTGATTGATCATGGCGATGAACATACTGTTGTTTAGCTCGATAGCCCTATCTTTGACCATTCTTGCACTCGCCTTCGAGCCAAGCCCGTTGCAGGATTTCTGCGTCGCAGATCCTACTAACTCAGGTGTGATCATCCTTCTATTTCATTGGCATAATGGCATGTGCATATAGAAATGATAACGTTAAATTTTAGCTTACAATTAAATGTAATACTCCTACGAGTAGTAATTAATGTTGACTTGTTTTGACTTTGAGTTTCAGCAAGAGTGAATGGGCAAGCTTGCAAAAGCCCTGCTTCAGTAGTTGCAAACGATTTCTCCTTCAGTGGGCTGCATGTGCCCGGGAACACCTCCAATCCTAACGGGTCGAGGGTGACCCCGGTGTCTGTAGCCCAGTTGCCAGGGCTCAACACCCTGGGAATCTCAATGGTGCGTATTGACTACGCGCCATGGGGAATCAATCCACCACACACACACCCGAGAGCCACTGAGATCCTGACCGTGATTGAGGGATCCCTCCTAGTGGGCTTTGTGACCTCCAATCCCGACAACACCCTCATCACCAAAACACTCCACAAAGGCGATGTTTTTGTATTTCCGGTCGGGCTCATTCACTTCCAGCGCAACGTTGGAACAGGAAATGCGGTTGCCATAGCTGCATTGAGCAGCCAGAATCCTGGAGTTATCACCATTGCCAACGCTGTTTTCGGGTCCAAGCCCGATATTAGTAGTGATATTCTCGCCAAGGCCTTCCAGGTGGACAAGACTGTTGTAGATCGGCTCCAGGCCAAATTCTAGGAATCCAAATCAGCAAACAAGATCCTCTGTTATTTGGTCccaatattattttgtgaacttttttgttgtagtttttttgtttttgtggcTTCTGTTTTCTTTCAGTTTTGTTGCTCAATTAgcactttatttcttgattttgtatgCAAACATGAGTGAGAGTGACACTAAATGAAATTCGATTCTTTTGTCTTATTCGTTAGCAAATAGTATGATTGCAACTAGCTAGAACCTTGAAAACAAGAACTCCTATTCAAAGTTGAATAGGGAATAAGGTGCGAGTTGTGAAGATATTAGAGAATGAATAAATGACGAGTAAATTAAACAGAATAATTACTTTTGCTTAATGATTTCGTCTAAAGATCATccttaaatataaaatctaaattcTAGAAGGAACTAATAAAAGACTTCatgatttgattaaaaaaattctaaagtaaataattaaggtACGTTTGGGGTGACATGACATGTTCAGGGTTTGGCTACCGAAGGTGACGCTGCTGTTCTACTCGGCTACTCTCcatccttaaattttaatttgacagttgttttttaaaatattcatgaaATATATTAACATTCGAAAATTAAACTGGAATATCGTTACACAAATTAACAAGCGGCTGAATTAAAGTAACAGAGGATCGGGTTTAACATAATTAGGATTAAAGCCACAACTTGTTCTGCAAATCTTTGACGGTTTTCTGGTCCAGCTGAAACACTTGGGCCAGAAAAGCGGTGTCG
This window contains:
- the LOC125207775 gene encoding putative germin-like protein 2-1 isoform X1, whose product is MAMNILLFSSIALSLTILALAFEPSPLQDFCVADPTNSARVNGQACKSPASVVANDFSFSGLHVPGNTSNPNGSRVTPVSVAQLPGLNTLGISMVRIDYAPWGINPPHTHPRATEILTVIEGSLLVGFVTSNPDNTLITKTLHKGDVFVFPVGLIHFQRNVGTGNAVAIAALSSQNPGVITIANAVFGSKPDISSDILAKAFQVDKTVVDRLQAKF
- the LOC125207775 gene encoding putative germin-like protein 2-1 isoform X3 translates to MAMNILFSIALSLTILALAFEPSPLQDFCVADPTNSARVNGQACKSPASVVANDFSFSGLHVPGNTSNPNGSRVTPVSVAQLPGLNTLGISMVRIDYAPWGINPPHTHPRATEILTVIEGSLLVGFVTSNPDNTLITKTLHKGDVFVFPVGLIHFQRNVGTGNAVAIAALSSQNPGVITIANAVFGSKPDISSDILAKAFQVDKTVVDRLQAKF
- the LOC125207775 gene encoding putative germin-like protein 2-1 isoform X2 translates to MAMNILLFSSIALSLTILALAFEPSPLQDFCVADPTNSVSARVNGQACKSPASVVANDFSFSGLHVPGNTSNPNGSRVTPVSVAQLPGLNTLGISMVRIDYAPWGINPPHTHPRATEILTVIEGSLLVGFVTSNPDNTLITKTLHKGDVFVFPVGLIHFQRNVGTGNAVAIAALSSQNPGVITIANAVFGSKPDISSDILAKAFQVDKTVVDRLQAKF